AACTCTCGGCCGACTGATCCCAGCTATCGCAGGCCAAGGTCCAGAACACATGGCCTTTGATGCCCTGTTGTTGAAACAGTGCCAAAGCACAAGCAACCCTGGCCCGGTGCTCCGCTTCTATCACTGGGAAGGGTCCTGGTTGTCACTCGGTCGCCACCAGACACCACGCTCCAATCATTGGCTCGATCTGTTACGAAACAGACGCTTAAACATGGTCCGACGTCCTAGCGGTGGAGGGGCTGTTCTGCATGGCGGTGGCCTGACCTACGCCCTGATCTGGCCGGATCCACCCCGACAGCGACGCGAAGCGTATCGCCGGGTGAACGCCTGGATATCTTCTGGGTTAGCGCGACTCGGCCTTGAACTTCATCCAGGGGATGATCCTGCCCTCGCTGGAAGCCAACATTGCTTTGCAAGCGCCACCGCGGCCGATTTAGTGGATCCTTCAGGGCAAAAACGCATCGGCAGCGCCCAGTTTTGGCAAAAGGGGCACCTTTTGCAGCACGGTGAAATCCCCTTGGCCCCGTCCGAACAGCTTTGGAAAGAGGTCTTTGGAACAGCGCCACCTTGTTGGCAGCCCAGCGCGCCTTCGGCTGCCAGTGTGGAAATAGCTCTTACCGAGGCGATTTCAGAGATCTGGCCAGGACTCCGCTGGGGCGTGACTCCAATGAGTGGTCTGGAACAGCAGCTCGTAGCGGAACGCGCCTCCAATTATCAAGTCAATGATTCTGAGGTCTCATCCAACAATCCTGAGGCACGCATGGACATAACCGCCTGGAGAAGAGGTAGGCCAAAGGGGTAGTCATTTCGGCGCCTGGAGGCTTCGAGGAGGGAGGCCGGCAATTTGAGGGACAATCCCTTCAAAACTGCTTCGCCTACATCACTGCGATCGAGAGTTCCGGAGGGAAGACCAGCAGCACCGGTTACAAGTAAGCGGCCATGTTCACTTTGCTCGAGTGCGAGAACGGCTTTCCAGAGTGGATCTGACTCTTGAAGAGAAGGGAGTTCAGCCAGTGGTCGCATGTGCTCCCCAACCGTCTGTTGATCCCAGTACTGGACAGAGAGGTCCTTCAGTGGCTGATCAGTGATATATCCGATCCAGCGCCCAGACCGACAAATGAGCACCCAGTCGGGCATGAGATCGCTCTCAGACTCAGCTCCTCTCAAGCGCATTTGGCTGAGGCTGCGCAAGGTTTGATCGGCTTCCAACACCCGGAAACGTTTGGAAGAAGCAGGCCCTACAAGCAAGTTGATCAAGAGCTGCTGCAGAGCCAGAGTCTGAGACTGGGACCGCGAGGCTCCCATGCCGAACCAACCCAGCATCACAAGCCATAGGCCCATCAATCCACCACCACGAAGAAAGATGTAAGAGCCGAGCAAGATCCCTGCCAGGGAGAGAAATCGCCCCGTGGCCGTAGCCACCTGGATACCGCGGCGTTGGCTCCCTGTGAATTGCCAGACAAGCGCTTTAAGAATCAAGCCGCCGTCGAGAGGCAGTCCTGGCAAAAGGTTGAAAATAGCCAGGACCAAATTCAGAACACCAAGCTGACCAACAAGATTGCCCAGCAAAGGATTGGCATGGTTTGCCGCGTGCTGACTAGCCAAAAGCATGCCAGCCAAAACAAGGCTGACCGCTGGACCAGCCGCGGCCACTCGGAACGATCCCATCGCCGTAGAGCATTCCCGTTCCATACGGGCAACGCCTCCAATCAAGTGAAGCGTGATACTGCTCACCTTGATGCCTTCCCTTAGCGCGACAAGGGAATGCCCCAGTTCGTGCAAGAGCAGCGAAACAAACAGGAGGAGTGCAGTGGCCAAACCCAATAACCAGCTCAAGACTGGCGCACTAGATGCTTCAGGGAGAGTCGCGGCCTGTTGCTGAAAAGCAAGGGTTAACAACCCCAAAATGATGAACCAGCTCGGTTGGATCCGAAGCGGAATTCCGCAAATCCGAATCAGCTGCCAGCCATCGCCCATGGGCTCCTCCTTTGGGCACTGCCGTGGCCCGTGGTCCAATCCTAGAAAGGAACCACTCGAGCACCTAGATCGAATGTCCGACGCGGCTATCGCTCTGAAGATCTGTGGGCTCACCGATCATTTTCAAGCCTGTTTCATCGCTGCCATGGGAGCGCAGGCGATCGGCGTGATCGGCGTGGACCAAACACCCCGTTTCGTCGAGGAGCCGCGTCGACGATTCATTTTTATGGAATTGGAAAAGCTGCATCCGACTGTTGAGCGGGTCTGGGTGGTCGCCGATCCCTCCGATCACGCTATTGGAAGCGCACTTCAAGGAGAGGGCACGCCAACCGTCGTTCAACTCCATGGATCGGAGACGCCAGAGCGCTGCATCCAGCTGAAACAACGCCATCCCAAAGTGCGCTGGTGGAAAGCCTTGAAATTGCGGACTGAACACGATCTGAGTGAACTCAGCTCCTTTGAACCGCACACCGACGCCCTGTTGCTTGATGCCTGGAGCCCTGATCAACTTGGTGGCACCGGCCACCGTCTAAACCCAAGCTGGTTCACCCACTTGCATGACCAGCTCAAACCAAACACCGTCTGGTGGTTGGCTGGAGGAATCAGCGCCGAATGGGTCCCTGAACTTCTCAGCCTGGTATCGCCCTATGGACTCGACGCATCAAGCCGTCTTGAGTCGCAACCGGGAGTGAAAGACCTCAACAAAGTTCGTGCCCTTGTTCAAGCCGTTCATGACAACGAACCACTTCGGCAATAAGTTGTGTTCAATTAGAGCAATTTTCATGGCCTATCGGGCTGCAACATCTGTATTGCTTGTTTCATGGATCAATCTTTTTCCTGTCTCAACACAAGCGCAAGGAATGCTGCCAGGTTGTCGTCTTGAAAACGGAAGCTTGCAGTGCGTTCCAGGGTTAACGGCAGATCCTGAGAAACAGATCAACGTTCTCGACAAAGAGATCTCAACAGACCTCCAGAGGGAAGGTCACATCACACAAACCATCCAAGGACTGAAGCAATTCATCCTGACTGGAGAAGCCAAAGAAGGACAACTCCTAAGAGCCAAATTTGATCTGCAAGCAAACAAGATCAACAGTGTTCATATTCATTGGTACCAACGTCAAGACAATGGTCCTTGGACACTATTGACTGATACCAACGAAGAAACTTATCGAATCAACCAAGCCAATTTCGGCGCAAAAGTGATGGCTGTGATGGTTGTCACAACCAGTGATGGAGAAGTGAGCAGGGTGAGCAGCAATGTGATCGGTCCAATTCAATAACACCGATTAACTCCTGCTGATCACCATCAGAACAGCCTAATAATCAAGTATTAAGCATCGATTCCTGTTGCCGCACAAGCTCAAAAAATTCTTGCTTAAGGCTGGGGTCATGACGGAAATCGCCACGAACAACTGAATTCACCATGCTGGTTTGAGGTTCACGCACACCTCTCCATTTCATGCAGTAGTGCTGGGCCTTAATAATGATTCCCAGCCCCTGGGGAGCACACAAGCGTTCAATTTCGTCGGCAAGGATCATGACCGCCTCCTCTTGAATGTGAGGCCTTGAAAACACCCAATCAGCTACTCGGGTGAACTTAGAAAGACCAATCACACGATCACCGGGCTTAATTCCGATCCAGCAGTTCCCCATAATTGGAACAAGGTGATGGGAGCAGGCAGAGCGAACGGTGATAGGGCCAACAGTATAAATTTCGTCCAGTTGCTTGACGTTTGGGAAGCTCGCAACTTTGGGTTGATGATGATATCTACCCTTGAACACCTCACGGAGATACATCCGAGCCACCCGCTCGGCGGTCTCAGCAGTGTTGTGATCATTTTCAATGTCAATGACCAGGCTTCGAAGAAGATCCCTAACACGATCAGCAACCTCGATCTCGAGCTCATCGAGCTCACCTGTTTCGATGAATGCTGCAACGTTGTCATTGGCCAGGAAAGAAATGCCCTGATCAATTAGTCTCTGGCGGATTCTCTCAGAAACGGACTGAACTCCAGTATTGAGTTGAGGCAAAGTGCCGTTGGAGATAGCAGGAAAAGTAGAAGTCATGTCAGGGGTGTTTAGAAGGCACCAGTAGCTGGCATCAAAGTGAGGTCTTCAACAATTTGTGTGGACGGCTGTTGCGCAAGATGAAGAAGTGTAACAGCAGCCTGCTCGACTGGGAGCATGGCACGCCGGTCAAAAGAGCTTTGAACCATTGGCGAGTCCCAAAGTGACGTATCAACAGCACCGAGCGTGAGCGTGCAGGCGCGGATCCCGTGAGCCCTTTCCTCTTCAGCAAGACAACGCGTGAAGCTGGCTAAGGCTGCTTTCACTGTGCAATAAGCACCCCAATTCGGGAAAGCATTTCGAGCAGCATGACTACTGATGTTGATCACCAGTCCACCTGCATCGCGCATAGCAGGAACCACGGCAGCACACATTTGAAACACACTGGTGAGATTGAGCTGCATCAACCAATCCCAGCGATCCAGGGGCATCTCAAGTAGCCCTCCTGTCCAAGCAGCACCAGCATTATTAATCAGTACAGACGGTGTAAGCCCCTGACTGAGCAATGTTGCCACCCCTGGAGCGATCTCCTCAGGCTTGGTGAGATCTACAGCTCCGAACACGATGCGTTGACCGGTCGAAGCCAATTCGGTGGCAAGAGATTGAAGAGGTGCTTCGCTGCGCGACAACAGGATGAGATCCCACCCAGCTTCAGCGAAAGCAAGAGCAGCACTACGGCCAATGCCGCGAGATGCTCCGGTAATTAGTACAGAGGGCAATGAGCCTCAGCGATCCCGATAATCCTAAGAAGCTGAATCAGCATCTGACGAGGCTTGATCGATGAAGCGGCCCATCGCTCGAAACTTTCGGTAACGCTGATCCCGCAATTCCTGCGGTGGGAGTGCCAAAAGCTCAGACAGATT
The Synechococcus sp. CC9311 DNA segment above includes these coding regions:
- the folE gene encoding GTP cyclohydrolase I, translating into MTSTFPAISNGTLPQLNTGVQSVSERIRQRLIDQGISFLANDNVAAFIETGELDELEIEVADRVRDLLRSLVIDIENDHNTAETAERVARMYLREVFKGRYHHQPKVASFPNVKQLDEIYTVGPITVRSACSHHLVPIMGNCWIGIKPGDRVIGLSKFTRVADWVFSRPHIQEEAVMILADEIERLCAPQGLGIIIKAQHYCMKWRGVREPQTSMVNSVVRGDFRHDPSLKQEFFELVRQQESMLNT
- a CDS encoding phosphoribosylanthranilate isomerase; translation: MSDAAIALKICGLTDHFQACFIAAMGAQAIGVIGVDQTPRFVEEPRRRFIFMELEKLHPTVERVWVVADPSDHAIGSALQGEGTPTVVQLHGSETPERCIQLKQRHPKVRWWKALKLRTEHDLSELSSFEPHTDALLLDAWSPDQLGGTGHRLNPSWFTHLHDQLKPNTVWWLAGGISAEWVPELLSLVSPYGLDASSRLESQPGVKDLNKVRALVQAVHDNEPLRQ
- a CDS encoding ligase — protein: MSIPASCRSEFETLGRLIPAIAGQGPEHMAFDALLLKQCQSTSNPGPVLRFYHWEGSWLSLGRHQTPRSNHWLDLLRNRRLNMVRRPSGGGAVLHGGGLTYALIWPDPPRQRREAYRRVNAWISSGLARLGLELHPGDDPALAGSQHCFASATAADLVDPSGQKRIGSAQFWQKGHLLQHGEIPLAPSEQLWKEVFGTAPPCWQPSAPSAASVEIALTEAISEIWPGLRWGVTPMSGLEQQLVAERASNYQVNDSEVSSNNPEARMDITAWRRGRPKG
- a CDS encoding SDR family oxidoreductase is translated as MPSVLITGASRGIGRSAALAFAEAGWDLILLSRSEAPLQSLATELASTGQRIVFGAVDLTKPEEIAPGVATLLSQGLTPSVLINNAGAAWTGGLLEMPLDRWDWLMQLNLTSVFQMCAAVVPAMRDAGGLVINISSHAARNAFPNWGAYCTVKAALASFTRCLAEEERAHGIRACTLTLGAVDTSLWDSPMVQSSFDRRAMLPVEQAAVTLLHLAQQPSTQIVEDLTLMPATGAF
- a CDS encoding site-2 protease family protein, yielding MGDGWQLIRICGIPLRIQPSWFIILGLLTLAFQQQAATLPEASSAPVLSWLLGLATALLLFVSLLLHELGHSLVALREGIKVSSITLHLIGGVARMERECSTAMGSFRVAAAGPAVSLVLAGMLLASQHAANHANPLLGNLVGQLGVLNLVLAIFNLLPGLPLDGGLILKALVWQFTGSQRRGIQVATATGRFLSLAGILLGSYIFLRGGGLMGLWLVMLGWFGMGASRSQSQTLALQQLLINLLVGPASSKRFRVLEADQTLRSLSQMRLRGAESESDLMPDWVLICRSGRWIGYITDQPLKDLSVQYWDQQTVGEHMRPLAELPSLQESDPLWKAVLALEQSEHGRLLVTGAAGLPSGTLDRSDVGEAVLKGLSLKLPASLLEASRRRNDYPFGLPLLQAVMSMRASGLLDETSESLT